One genomic window of Phalacrocorax aristotelis chromosome 21, bGulAri2.1, whole genome shotgun sequence includes the following:
- the NRAS gene encoding GTPase NRas has protein sequence MTEYKLVVVGAGGVGKSALTIQLIQNHFVDEYDPTIEDSYRKQVVIDGETCLLDILDTAGQEEYSAMRDQYMRTGEGFLCVFAINNSKSFADINLYREQIKRVKDSDDVPMVLVGNKCDLPTRTVDTKQAQELAKSYGIPFIETSAKTRQGVEDAFYTLVREIRQYRMKKLNSNEDGNQGCMGLSCIVM, from the exons ATGACCGAGTACaagctggtggtggtgggagccGGCGGTGTCGGCAAGAGCGCGCTGACTATCCAGCTCATCCAGAACCACTTCGTGGATGAGTACGACCCCACCATCGAG GATTCGTACAGAAAGCAGGTTGTGATTGATGGAGAGACGTGCTTGTTAGACATTCTGGACACTGCGGGACAGGAAGAGTACAGTGCCATGCGTGACCAGTACATGAGAACTGGGGAAGGATTCCTCTGCGTGTTTGCCATTAACAACAGTAAATCGTTTGCTGATATTAACCTTTACAG agaacagaTAAAGAGAGTGAAAGATTCAGATGATGTGCCAATGGTGCTAGTTGGGAATAAGTGTGATTTGCCCACAAGAACTGTAGACACAAAACAGGCTCAAGAATTAGCAAAAAGCTATGGAATCCCCTTCATAGAGACATCTGCTAAAACAAGACAG GGTGTGGAAGATGCATTTTACACACTGGTGAGAGAGATCCGGCAGTACCGGATGAAAAAGCTCAACAGCAATGAAGATGGGAATCAAGGCTGTATGGGATTGTCTTGCATTGTGATGTGA